Within Candidatus Cloacimonadota bacterium, the genomic segment GAGTAATTTTGCCAGTGTTTTTTTGCCGATGCCTTTGATATTTGTCAATTCACAAAGAGTGGAGAGAGTTCCCTGTTCGGTTTTATAATCATATATTGCCTGCGCTTTTACAGGTCCTATTCCCGGCAGTTCGGCAAGGGTTTCTATGTCGGCATCATTTATATTGATCATCATTGGTTCGTGAGATTTATCAACCACTTTTTTGATGCTATCCTGAATATTAAGTGTTGAGTCAGCCTCCAGAATGGATGAGATATTTCGCACATTCATGACCACAAGCCCCACGACCAGAAAGGCGACAATGAAGATGATAATATTTCGTTCGTCGGGAGTAAAATATTTATTCATAGATCAGATGCATAAGCATTGTGCCTACGCTTTGTAAGCTTTTTGGACTACATTTGTCGGGTGTGTCTTCTGTCGTGTGCCAGTATGGATAATCCAGATCAATGATGTCGATCGCATCATAGCTGGCTTCAAGAAAGGGATAATGATCATCGTAAATATAGGTTGTGACTTTTGATGAAAATCCCTTCAGATTATTTTTCTTTGCTATTTTCCATACTCTATCAACCAGCTCGGGAGATGACATCAGAGAGAATGGCTCTTTTTTTATTTCCAGTTCGTTATCACCGATCATGTCGATCACGATAACAAATTCGGGTTCTTTTCCATGATAATGTTCAACAAAATACTGCGAACCAAGACACCAGTTTTTTGTTTTTCCATATGAACCTGCATCCTCTCCATCGAAAAAGATAAGATCATATCCATAAACCGGAGGTTCATTTATTTGCAGGATCGTTGCTAACTCCAAAAGTACCGCAACTCCAGACGCAGCATCATTAGCGCCGAGGATGGGTGTATTATGCTTTGTGCTATCTGCATCTCTATCAGCCCAGGGACGGGTATCCCAATGTGCCCCGATGAAAATTCGCTGAGGTCTTTCAGGATAATAGGATGCTATAATATTTGTGAATTTGAATTCGTCACCTCGAACTGATGCAGTGAAATCCTGTGTGCGAACCTCAGCACCATGATCTTCCATGAACTTGATAATATAATTTTTGCAGAGCTCATGACCTTCTGAGCCGGGATTCCGTGGACCGAACGTGCATTGTTCTTCGAGGTATTTGAATGCTTTCTCTCCATCAAAAGTTGGAATTGCACTATTGCATCCAGCAAATAACACCGCACAAACGATAAGCAAGCTGATAATCTTCATAACTTTTTTATACAATTAGTATTTTCCTTTGATGTAACGATATTGAGAATGAATTTGATGTCAATATTTTCTATTGATGAAAGTCACGGGTGTATATGAGTTGTGTAAATTCCTCGGGGATCTCAGCAAGGCATGTTTCTCTTGGATAGATTCGTAGGGGATTAATATCAATACCGCCGCGTCGGGTGTATTTGCAGATCAGTGCAAGCTTGTCCGGTTCAAGAATGTGCACCAAATCATACAGTATTCTCTCGCAGCACTCTTCATGGTATTCATTGTGAAGTCTATATGAAATGATATATTGTACGAATGATCCTGGTTGCAGTGTTTTATCATCTGCACGATAATACAAATACACCGAACCCCAATCGGGCTGGTTTGTTATGGGACAGTTTGATCTGAGAAGGTGAGATGAGAAATAATAATCCAAACTTTTCGCATGAGCAGTTTTCA encodes:
- a CDS encoding ComEA family DNA-binding protein; this translates as MNKYFTPDERNIIIFIVAFLVVGLVVMNVRNISSILEADSTLNIQDSIKKVVDKSHEPMMININDADIETLAELPGIGPVKAQAIYDYKTEQGTLSTLCELTNIKGIGKKTLAKLLPYLEMIGDSAEVYAYVAEDTQTSFSEESLMDGQKLNINIATVEQLQTLKGIGKTKAQAIIDYRNEHGSFQTIEDIMNVKGIGQGTFDTIKNDIEV
- a CDS encoding M28 family peptidase, which translates into the protein MKIISLLIVCAVLFAGCNSAIPTFDGEKAFKYLEEQCTFGPRNPGSEGHELCKNYIIKFMEDHGAEVRTQDFTASVRGDEFKFTNIIASYYPERPQRIFIGAHWDTRPWADRDADSTKHNTPILGANDAASGVAVLLELATILQINEPPVYGYDLIFFDGEDAGSYGKTKNWCLGSQYFVEHYHGKEPEFVIVIDMIGDNELEIKKEPFSLMSSPELVDRVWKIAKKNNLKGFSSKVTTYIYDDHYPFLEASYDAIDIIDLDYPYWHTTEDTPDKCSPKSLQSVGTMLMHLIYE